From Desulfobotulus pelophilus, the proteins below share one genomic window:
- the rbr gene encoding rubrerythrin, producing the protein MKSIKGTQTEKNLLTAFAGESQARNRYTYFAAQAKKEGYVQIAAIFEETANQEKEHAKRFFKFLEGGEVEVRWNFPAGVIGTTVDNLKAAAKGENEEFTSMYPGYAKTAREEGFEAIATVFEKICVAEEHHEQRYLALAANIDAGRVFEREEGTTWACRNCGYVHTGEKAPEMCPACAHPKAHFELKSTNY; encoded by the coding sequence ATGAAATCCATCAAAGGAACCCAGACCGAAAAGAATCTTTTGACTGCTTTTGCCGGCGAATCTCAGGCGAGAAACCGCTACACCTATTTCGCTGCCCAGGCCAAAAAAGAGGGCTATGTTCAGATTGCTGCCATCTTTGAAGAAACAGCCAATCAGGAAAAAGAACATGCCAAGCGTTTTTTCAAATTCCTTGAAGGCGGAGAAGTGGAAGTTCGCTGGAATTTCCCCGCTGGCGTTATCGGTACAACCGTAGACAACCTTAAGGCAGCTGCCAAGGGCGAAAACGAAGAATTCACATCCATGTATCCCGGCTATGCCAAAACGGCACGTGAAGAAGGTTTTGAGGCGATTGCAACGGTATTTGAAAAGATCTGCGTTGCAGAAGAACATCATGAGCAGCGCTACCTTGCTCTGGCAGCCAATATTGATGCAGGGCGTGTTTTTGAGCGTGAAGAAGGTACCACATGGGCCTGCCGTAACTGCGGCTATGTTCATACAGGAGAAAAAGCACCGGAAATGTGCCCTGCCTGCGCCCATCCCAAGGCTCACTTTGAACTGAAGTCCACCAACTATTGA